In Microbacterium sp. SLBN-146, one genomic interval encodes:
- a CDS encoding phosphatase PAP2 family protein produces MRANGATTDTARLRAVPLIVWGLVLVVLATGLGAWVYLRGSGPFVVDAWWEGVMSQASAPFLSGLSLAMNFLGGGWFAVFVVPIGGTIVFLILRRPWTATYFLVAQAVSAGLVQVLKSTFGRARPEGILIVSDFGSFPSGHAAGAATLATIFVVLFPRTVVVLIGAAWVLLMSFSRTYLLAHWLSDTLGGVLVGVGAALVLAGAMSRPLGRELESLRATR; encoded by the coding sequence ATGCGTGCCAACGGAGCGACGACGGACACCGCGAGACTGCGAGCAGTTCCGCTCATCGTGTGGGGGCTCGTGCTGGTCGTGCTCGCGACGGGGCTGGGTGCGTGGGTGTATCTCCGCGGGAGCGGGCCCTTCGTCGTCGACGCCTGGTGGGAAGGCGTCATGTCTCAGGCATCCGCGCCCTTCCTCTCCGGCCTCTCGCTTGCGATGAACTTCCTCGGCGGAGGCTGGTTCGCCGTCTTCGTCGTGCCGATCGGGGGCACGATCGTCTTCCTGATCCTGCGGCGGCCGTGGACCGCCACGTACTTCCTTGTGGCCCAGGCCGTTTCTGCGGGGCTCGTGCAGGTACTCAAGAGCACTTTCGGTCGGGCTCGTCCTGAGGGCATCCTGATCGTCAGCGACTTCGGGTCGTTCCCTTCGGGGCACGCTGCGGGAGCGGCGACCCTCGCGACGATCTTCGTCGTGCTCTTCCCTCGCACCGTCGTCGTCCTCATCGGTGCCGCGTGGGTGCTCCTCATGTCGTTCAGCCGCACGTATCTGCTCGCGCACTGGTTGAGCGACACCCTCGGCGGAGTGCTCGTCGGCGTCGGCGCCGCGCTCGTTCTCGCGGGAGCGATGTCCAGGCCGCTCGGTCGCGAGCTCGAGTCGCTCCGCGCGACGCGGTAG
- a CDS encoding APC family permease: protein MSALAEAIRKRQPRTDLGAASPFAGLRRRHAGTIDVVAQSVAATAPAGVLLIHPSALFARSGHLAFLDVVITATLVIGIALVLGMFARRISSTGSIYTFVARGLGPRTGLVAGAALALGSLAIALSTLTSGASRVTQLVMSTPDPPMWAVAVFTVGFGVVIAAVISRGLRMSTRMLLVIETIAVLAVIALSLAALAFAGWDLQLLVPTATTDVSVEAIMAGVSFALIGFVGFESGVALAPETRRPFATVPRALLLSAGAISVVMLVGTAAQLSLVVEDPQGASLVAITGFGGVVDGIVAVSFLACALAMTNAASRVAFAMSREGLLPSVFGRTSARGVPAAGALVLTSVVTLIPVAVFALGGTRQELRMLTSPAALIGFALAYALVCLAAPVFLSRIGELTWRPVLLAGVPLVALLAVLVFFVRQTALANPLGLAGTVAILGALVAAGMVRLARHPAIFLRVGMHDSPIDTDCIDAGGRP from the coding sequence GTGAGCGCACTCGCGGAGGCCATCCGGAAGAGGCAGCCGAGGACCGACCTCGGCGCCGCATCTCCTTTCGCGGGTCTCCGGCGCCGTCACGCGGGCACGATCGACGTCGTCGCACAGTCCGTCGCAGCGACCGCACCGGCGGGTGTCCTCCTGATCCACCCCTCCGCACTGTTCGCACGAAGCGGTCATCTCGCGTTCCTCGACGTGGTCATCACGGCCACCCTCGTCATCGGGATCGCGCTCGTGCTCGGCATGTTCGCGCGCAGGATCTCCAGCACCGGCTCGATCTACACGTTCGTCGCCCGCGGCCTGGGCCCGCGAACGGGCCTCGTCGCGGGGGCAGCCCTCGCGCTCGGGTCGCTCGCGATCGCGCTCAGCACACTCACGTCGGGGGCTTCACGGGTCACCCAACTCGTGATGTCGACGCCCGATCCGCCGATGTGGGCCGTCGCCGTCTTCACCGTGGGGTTCGGCGTCGTCATCGCAGCGGTCATCTCGCGAGGGCTTCGCATGTCCACGCGGATGCTGCTCGTCATCGAGACGATCGCGGTACTCGCCGTCATCGCGCTCTCGCTCGCCGCGCTGGCCTTCGCGGGCTGGGATCTGCAGCTCCTCGTCCCCACAGCGACGACCGACGTCTCGGTGGAAGCCATCATGGCGGGAGTCTCGTTCGCACTCATCGGCTTCGTGGGATTCGAGAGCGGAGTCGCGCTCGCCCCCGAGACGCGACGGCCCTTCGCGACGGTTCCTCGTGCGCTCCTCTTGAGCGCGGGAGCCATATCGGTCGTCATGCTCGTGGGGACGGCCGCGCAGCTCTCGCTCGTCGTCGAGGACCCGCAGGGAGCGTCGCTCGTCGCCATCACGGGATTCGGCGGCGTCGTCGATGGGATCGTCGCGGTCTCGTTCCTCGCGTGCGCTCTCGCGATGACGAACGCGGCGTCGCGCGTGGCGTTCGCGATGAGCCGCGAAGGACTTCTCCCCTCGGTCTTCGGACGGACCTCCGCGCGCGGCGTCCCCGCCGCGGGAGCTCTCGTGCTGACGAGCGTCGTGACCTTGATCCCCGTCGCCGTCTTCGCCCTCGGTGGCACGAGGCAGGAACTGCGGATGCTGACGAGCCCCGCCGCACTCATCGGCTTCGCCCTCGCCTATGCGCTCGTCTGCCTCGCCGCGCCCGTCTTCCTCTCCCGCATCGGCGAGCTCACGTGGCGCCCCGTCCTGCTCGCCGGGGTTCCGCTCGTGGCTCTCCTCGCGGTCCTCGTCTTCTTCGTGCGGCAGACGGCGCTCGCCAATCCCCTCGGTCTCGCCGGCACGGTCGCGATCCTCGGAGCCCTCGTCGCCGCGGGGATGGTGCGGCTCGCGCGGCATCCCGCGATCTTCCTCCGCGTGGGGATGCACGACTCCCCCATCGATACGGACTGCATCGACGCGGGAGGACGCCCGTGA
- a CDS encoding DUF305 domain-containing protein has protein sequence MTGGSTAPAPSRSRWILWVLVALAIGALAFAIGRFSTFAPAASVALPGTSSPEAGFARDMQVHHTQAIEMAMEIYRKTDDEELRILSYDIATAQASQKGEMYDWLVKWGLPQSGGPMMQWMQDADGHAHGDGGVLTAEEARVAMGMASNAELADLSAATGNEADCLFLDLMIRHHQGAIPMAEALLDLGSEERALAVAQSMKTGQTAEIDAMQAMQSRLACTD, from the coding sequence ATGACGGGCGGCTCGACCGCCCCGGCGCCTTCCCGATCGCGCTGGATCCTGTGGGTACTGGTCGCACTGGCGATCGGCGCACTGGCTTTCGCGATCGGTCGCTTCTCGACCTTCGCGCCGGCGGCTTCCGTCGCTCTTCCGGGCACGTCGTCGCCCGAAGCCGGCTTCGCGCGCGACATGCAGGTGCACCACACGCAGGCGATCGAGATGGCGATGGAGATCTATCGCAAGACCGACGACGAAGAGCTGCGGATCCTGTCGTACGACATCGCCACGGCTCAAGCGAGCCAAAAGGGCGAGATGTACGACTGGCTCGTCAAGTGGGGTCTCCCCCAGTCGGGCGGTCCCATGATGCAGTGGATGCAGGATGCCGACGGCCACGCGCACGGCGACGGCGGCGTCCTCACGGCGGAAGAGGCGCGGGTCGCGATGGGGATGGCCTCGAACGCCGAACTCGCCGACCTGTCGGCGGCCACGGGGAACGAGGCCGACTGCCTCTTCCTCGACCTCATGATCCGGCACCATCAGGGCGCGATCCCGATGGCCGAAGCGCTCCTCGACCTCGGGAGCGAGGAGCGTGCGCTCGCCGTCGCGCAGAGCATGAAGACCGGTCAGACAGCCGAGATCGATGCGATGCAGGCGATGCAGAGTCGACTGGCCTGCACCGACTGA
- a CDS encoding IclR family transcriptional regulator — MSETVSRLPEKGIGLALEILEQVARDDRGASAADIARAVGAPRATVYRVVNSLVRDEYLVRRADFSGFLLGARVLELAALVGSVRPAHAPVVDRLRAETGEAVHLFALHGSGFTVLDEDPASPLCDRAAMTADPTASAVGHLWLITYGDADRSDRRWGEASSDMRQAIAEAYAVRGYTEQVALLAPDRGCLAVPVADDTQRVVGAVTLSTSIARLSLAARHVSALRDAAASLALPVAAGR; from the coding sequence GTGAGCGAGACGGTGTCCCGCCTGCCCGAGAAGGGGATCGGGCTCGCGCTGGAGATCCTCGAGCAGGTCGCGCGGGACGACCGCGGAGCATCCGCCGCCGACATCGCCCGCGCCGTGGGCGCACCGCGCGCGACGGTCTACCGGGTGGTCAACTCGCTCGTCCGCGACGAGTACCTCGTGCGCCGCGCCGACTTCTCGGGGTTCCTCCTCGGGGCACGCGTCCTCGAACTCGCGGCTCTCGTGGGTTCCGTCCGTCCGGCCCACGCCCCCGTCGTCGACCGGCTGCGCGCCGAGACGGGCGAGGCCGTGCACCTGTTCGCCCTGCACGGAAGCGGGTTCACGGTGCTCGACGAGGACCCCGCCTCGCCGCTGTGCGATCGCGCGGCGATGACAGCCGATCCGACGGCGTCGGCCGTCGGGCATCTGTGGCTCATCACGTACGGCGATGCCGACCGCTCGGACCGCCGATGGGGAGAAGCATCGAGCGATATGCGGCAGGCGATCGCCGAGGCGTACGCCGTTCGCGGGTACACGGAGCAGGTCGCGCTCCTGGCTCCGGACCGCGGGTGCCTCGCCGTCCCCGTCGCCGACGATACACAGCGCGTGGTCGGCGCCGTCACCCTCTCGACCTCGATCGCCCGCCTCTCGCTCGCCGCACGTCACGTCAGCGCGCTGCGCGACGCCGCGGCATCCCTCGCCCTCCCCGTCGCCGCCGGCCGCTGA
- a CDS encoding DUF3105 domain-containing protein, translated as MTPTPPADKRASGNPATQAQINLTVKQQREQKRQEKLAEYQKQLAKRKRGKIVWWSVGSAAAVVIIGAIVASVVFAPPPPPTYTAGGNGAVVEGVEEFENVTTHVEGTVDYEQTPPAGGPHNSVWLNCGVYSEPQVNENAVHSLEHGAVWVTYDPERIQGADLDAVKAKLPSSYVILSPFEGMDAPLTLSSWNHQLALDEVDDPRFEEFFNAHWRADDVPEPGALCSGAIDGPGKQS; from the coding sequence ATGACCCCGACGCCCCCCGCCGACAAGCGTGCCAGCGGCAATCCCGCCACGCAGGCCCAGATCAACCTGACGGTCAAGCAGCAGCGTGAGCAGAAGCGCCAGGAGAAGCTCGCCGAGTATCAGAAGCAGCTCGCCAAGCGCAAGCGCGGGAAGATCGTCTGGTGGTCGGTCGGCTCCGCCGCGGCCGTTGTCATCATCGGAGCGATCGTGGCATCCGTCGTCTTCGCACCGCCGCCCCCACCGACCTACACCGCCGGGGGGAACGGCGCGGTCGTCGAGGGCGTCGAAGAGTTCGAGAACGTCACGACGCACGTCGAGGGCACCGTCGACTACGAGCAGACCCCGCCCGCGGGCGGCCCCCACAACTCGGTGTGGCTCAACTGCGGCGTCTACAGCGAGCCGCAGGTGAACGAGAACGCGGTCCACTCGCTCGAGCACGGCGCCGTGTGGGTGACGTACGACCCCGAACGCATCCAGGGCGCCGACCTCGACGCCGTCAAGGCCAAGCTCCCGTCGAGCTACGTGATCCTCTCGCCGTTCGAGGGCATGGATGCCCCGCTTACGCTCAGCAGTTGGAACCACCAGCTCGCGCTCGACGAGGTCGATGACCCCCGGTTCGAGGAGTTCTTCAACGCGCACTGGCGCGCTGACGACGTCCCCGAGCCCGGCGCGCTCTGCTCCGGCGCGATCGACGGTCCCGGCAAGCAGAGCTGA
- a CDS encoding helicase HerA-like domain-containing protein — protein sequence MTEHDAAVAAAEAEVARLRAEAEAAEALLKAAQAKAALATAEADAAKARLAQGSPTAPPVPMPPVPVPPDPVLTDPVPADAARSDTEAGPLDASAVEAIIAGYTFDAATLDLGALVNTDPVRDAQIRIPLSMMNRHGLVAGATGTGKTRTLQGLAEQLAAKGVPVFAADIKGDLSGVATPGEQSEKLLARTSAIGQEWEPAASVTEYFALGGVGKGVPVRATVSGFGPLLLSKVLGLNQTQESSLGLVFHYADRNGLALVDLSDLRAVLTYLTSDEGKPELKELGGISGATAGVILRELITFADDGADVFFGEPEFDVTDFLRTAPDGRGVISLLEVPGVIDKPALFSTFLMYLLAELFEILPEVGDLDAPKLVFFFDEAHLLFRDASKDFLAAITQTVRLIRSKGVGVFFVTQTPKDLPADVLAQLGSRIQHALRAFTPDDAKALRATVGTYPRSGYDLERVLQELGTGEAIVTVMSEKGAPTPVAWTRLRAPQGLMSPTPDPAIVAAVRASPLQAKYGASIDRESAREILTAKMRAADEAAAAEEAALEKAKIDAELAKQQAAIDKAQAAADKKAQQEYERLLKKTAGTSRTSSRTPTSTIEKILGSRSTEKILDGVIRGVFGIGRR from the coding sequence ATGACCGAGCACGACGCTGCTGTCGCCGCCGCGGAAGCCGAAGTCGCGCGTCTCCGCGCGGAAGCGGAGGCAGCCGAGGCGCTCCTGAAAGCCGCGCAGGCGAAGGCCGCGCTGGCGACGGCAGAGGCGGATGCCGCGAAGGCGCGGCTCGCGCAAGGGTCGCCCACCGCGCCGCCGGTCCCCATGCCGCCGGTCCCCGTGCCGCCGGACCCCGTGCTTACGGACCCCGTGCCCGCGGATGCGGCGCGCTCGGACACGGAAGCTGGGCCGCTCGACGCGTCGGCGGTCGAGGCGATCATCGCGGGATACACGTTCGACGCCGCGACGCTCGACCTCGGTGCCCTCGTGAACACAGACCCCGTGCGCGACGCGCAGATCCGGATTCCGCTCAGCATGATGAATCGCCACGGTCTCGTCGCGGGCGCGACCGGCACGGGTAAGACCCGCACGCTGCAGGGTCTTGCGGAGCAGCTCGCCGCGAAGGGCGTGCCGGTGTTCGCGGCCGACATCAAGGGCGACCTGTCGGGCGTCGCCACGCCGGGGGAGCAGAGCGAGAAGCTCCTCGCGCGCACGAGCGCCATCGGCCAGGAGTGGGAGCCCGCGGCATCCGTCACCGAATACTTCGCGCTGGGCGGGGTCGGCAAGGGGGTTCCCGTGCGGGCGACCGTCTCGGGATTCGGTCCGCTCCTCCTGAGCAAGGTGCTGGGGCTCAACCAGACGCAGGAGTCGAGCCTCGGGCTCGTGTTCCACTACGCCGACAGGAACGGACTCGCCCTCGTCGACCTCTCCGACCTGCGGGCCGTCCTCACGTACCTCACGAGCGACGAGGGCAAGCCCGAGCTGAAGGAACTCGGCGGCATCTCAGGGGCGACGGCGGGCGTCATCCTGCGCGAGCTCATCACGTTCGCCGACGACGGCGCCGATGTGTTCTTCGGGGAGCCCGAGTTCGACGTGACGGACTTCTTGCGGACGGCGCCCGATGGTCGCGGCGTGATCAGCCTCCTCGAGGTCCCTGGCGTCATCGACAAACCCGCGCTCTTCTCCACGTTCCTCATGTACCTCCTCGCGGAGCTGTTCGAGATCCTCCCCGAAGTGGGAGATCTGGATGCCCCGAAGCTCGTGTTCTTCTTCGACGAAGCGCACCTCCTCTTCCGCGACGCGTCGAAGGACTTCCTCGCCGCGATCACCCAGACCGTTCGGCTCATCCGTTCGAAGGGTGTCGGGGTCTTCTTCGTGACCCAGACGCCGAAGGACCTTCCGGCGGATGTGCTCGCACAGCTCGGGTCGCGTATCCAGCACGCGCTGCGCGCTTTCACCCCGGATGACGCGAAAGCGCTCCGCGCGACCGTCGGCACCTACCCGCGATCGGGCTACGACCTCGAGCGCGTGCTCCAGGAGCTCGGGACCGGCGAGGCGATCGTGACCGTCATGAGCGAGAAGGGTGCACCGACGCCCGTCGCGTGGACGAGGCTGCGGGCACCGCAGGGGCTCATGTCGCCGACGCCGGACCCTGCGATCGTCGCGGCCGTCCGCGCCTCGCCGTTGCAGGCCAAGTACGGGGCGTCCATCGATCGCGAGTCGGCCCGCGAGATCCTGACGGCGAAGATGCGTGCCGCCGACGAAGCCGCGGCCGCCGAGGAGGCCGCGCTCGAGAAGGCGAAGATCGACGCCGAGCTCGCGAAGCAGCAGGCGGCGATCGACAAGGCTCAGGCTGCCGCGGACAAGAAGGCGCAGCAGGAGTACGAGCGGCTCCTGAAGAAGACGGCGGGCACGAGTCGCACCTCGAGCCGTACCCCGACGTCGACCATCGAGAAGATCCTCGGTTCGCGGTCGACCGAGAAGATCCTCGACGGCGTCATCCGCGGCGTCTTCGGCATCGGTCGCCGCTGA
- a CDS encoding nitroreductase family deazaflavin-dependent oxidoreductase produces MTRVLDVVRAMIAPLTRTRAFRRFGPRLMPRLERVFAVVTGGGVPLSGLLVPSLVLHTTGARSGEPRDAALMYTPDGKGRAIVAGTNFAGGRHPAWTSNLLAHPDAEITVHGRRMPVRASLIPDDERDAAWARIERQWPGYRSYERASGRTVRLFRLQPVRG; encoded by the coding sequence ATGACCCGCGTGCTGGATGTCGTCCGCGCCATGATCGCCCCCCTGACGCGCACTCGCGCGTTCCGGCGATTCGGGCCTCGATTGATGCCGCGCCTCGAGCGGGTCTTCGCCGTCGTCACCGGCGGCGGGGTGCCGTTGAGCGGACTTCTCGTCCCCTCCCTCGTGCTGCACACGACCGGCGCGAGGTCCGGTGAGCCTCGGGATGCCGCGCTCATGTACACACCCGACGGAAAGGGCCGTGCGATCGTGGCGGGGACGAACTTCGCCGGTGGGCGGCATCCCGCGTGGACGTCGAACCTTCTCGCACATCCCGATGCGGAGATCACCGTCCACGGCCGCCGCATGCCGGTCCGGGCGAGCCTCATCCCGGACGACGAACGCGACGCCGCGTGGGCGCGCATCGAGAGGCAGTGGCCGGGATACCGCTCGTACGAGCGCGCATCGGGGCGCACGGTTCGGCTGTTCCGCCTCCAGCCCGTGCGGGGCTGA
- a CDS encoding HAD-IC family P-type ATPase has translation MDAASISPANVDDAVSAPRIDVDPATGLRAADVAERVAAGKTNDYTADASRSVGNIIRANVFTLFNGIVFACFFVLLVLGRWQDAIFGLAAFANSIIGCWQEFRAKAALDRLALLNTSPTRVRRDGADVEVPPSDVVVDDILVLRAGDQVPADARIVDSRALQIDESMLTGESDAVDKKPDDDALSGSIVVAGEGDAQVTRIGADSYANRFAGEAKRFSLVSSELRTSINRVLKWVGWGIGPIGLLVLNAQMMVAGGWETAVSSGTWVQAVVNTIASLTAMIPLGLVLMTSIAFAVGAAKLAAKQVLVNELPAVEGLARVDVICLDKTGTLTMGEIAFDDAHPLDAPPTAWEESLAWYGAAPDANATARCLAEPYPVQTARTAARYIPFSSRRKWSAVSLDGLPGTWVLGAPEMVFGDAATDAGTAFGSTVTELAGTGRRTLVLAHSDEELTDADVEEERLPAGAAPAVVLTFREQVRPDAAQTLAYFAQQGVGVRIISGDNPRTVAAIAREVGLDVDEGFDARRLPEDEAELGGVLEEHQVFGRVTPEQKKGMVTALQARGHTVAMTGDGVNDALAIKTADIGIAMNSGSAATKAVARLVLLDGKFSHLPDVVAEGRQVIANIERVSMLFLTKTAYATGLAVLFGLLVMEFPFLPRQLSITDGLTIGIPAFFLALMPNTQRYVPGFLRRSLSFAIPSGIIIAIALTLYTRAAMALGVDEAELRTGATIILAIVGIWVLTVLSRPVTRLKVLVIGAMFAALVVIFTVPLAGEFFQLVDPGRDAAWLLTGVVIMTIGGIEVVRFFHRRFVAKSLAQAGTDAAAGRRA, from the coding sequence ATGGATGCCGCATCGATCTCGCCTGCGAACGTCGACGATGCGGTGTCCGCACCGCGCATCGACGTCGATCCCGCGACAGGCCTCAGGGCCGCAGATGTCGCCGAACGCGTCGCGGCGGGAAAGACCAACGACTACACCGCCGACGCGAGTCGCAGCGTCGGTAACATCATCCGCGCGAACGTCTTCACGCTTTTCAACGGCATCGTCTTCGCGTGCTTCTTCGTGCTCCTCGTGCTCGGCCGGTGGCAGGATGCCATCTTCGGTCTCGCGGCGTTCGCGAACTCGATCATCGGGTGCTGGCAGGAGTTCCGTGCCAAGGCGGCCCTCGATCGCCTCGCGCTGCTGAACACGTCTCCGACGCGCGTGCGCCGCGACGGCGCCGACGTCGAGGTGCCGCCGAGCGACGTCGTCGTGGACGACATCCTCGTGCTGCGTGCGGGCGACCAGGTGCCTGCCGATGCCCGCATCGTCGACTCCCGCGCGCTCCAGATCGACGAGTCGATGCTGACGGGCGAGTCCGACGCCGTCGACAAGAAGCCCGACGACGACGCGCTGTCGGGATCGATCGTGGTGGCGGGCGAAGGTGACGCGCAGGTCACGCGCATCGGTGCCGATTCGTACGCCAATAGGTTCGCGGGTGAGGCGAAGCGCTTCTCTCTCGTCTCGAGCGAGCTCCGCACGTCGATCAACCGCGTCCTGAAATGGGTCGGGTGGGGGATCGGCCCGATCGGACTCCTCGTCCTGAATGCCCAGATGATGGTCGCGGGCGGATGGGAGACGGCCGTCAGCAGCGGGACGTGGGTCCAGGCGGTGGTCAACACGATCGCTTCGCTCACGGCCATGATCCCGCTCGGACTCGTGCTCATGACGAGCATCGCGTTCGCCGTCGGTGCCGCGAAGCTCGCTGCCAAGCAGGTGCTCGTCAACGAGCTGCCCGCCGTGGAAGGCCTCGCGAGGGTCGACGTCATCTGTCTCGACAAGACCGGCACGCTCACGATGGGCGAGATCGCCTTCGACGACGCGCATCCGCTCGACGCACCCCCGACGGCGTGGGAGGAGTCCCTCGCATGGTACGGCGCGGCCCCCGACGCCAACGCGACGGCGCGGTGCCTCGCCGAGCCGTATCCTGTCCAGACCGCGCGCACCGCCGCGCGATACATCCCCTTCTCGTCACGCCGCAAGTGGAGCGCCGTGTCGCTCGATGGCCTCCCGGGCACCTGGGTTCTCGGCGCGCCCGAGATGGTGTTCGGCGACGCCGCGACCGACGCCGGCACGGCGTTCGGCTCCACCGTGACCGAGCTGGCGGGCACGGGGCGCCGCACACTCGTCCTCGCGCACTCCGACGAGGAACTGACGGATGCCGATGTGGAGGAGGAGCGGCTACCGGCCGGGGCCGCTCCGGCCGTCGTGCTCACCTTCCGTGAGCAGGTGCGACCCGACGCCGCGCAGACGTTGGCGTACTTCGCGCAGCAGGGTGTCGGTGTCCGCATCATCTCGGGCGACAATCCGCGCACGGTCGCCGCCATCGCCCGCGAGGTGGGCCTCGACGTCGACGAGGGCTTCGACGCGCGGCGTCTTCCGGAGGATGAGGCGGAACTGGGTGGCGTCCTGGAGGAGCACCAGGTCTTCGGGCGGGTCACGCCCGAGCAGAAGAAGGGCATGGTCACGGCGCTCCAGGCCCGGGGCCACACGGTGGCGATGACGGGCGACGGCGTCAACGACGCGCTTGCGATCAAGACCGCCGACATCGGTATCGCGATGAACTCGGGGTCGGCGGCGACGAAGGCCGTCGCGCGTCTCGTGCTCCTCGACGGCAAGTTCTCGCACCTTCCCGATGTCGTCGCGGAGGGTCGCCAGGTGATCGCCAACATCGAGCGGGTCTCCATGCTGTTCCTGACCAAGACCGCTTACGCGACGGGTTTGGCGGTCCTCTTCGGCCTCCTGGTGATGGAGTTCCCGTTCCTGCCGCGCCAGTTGTCGATCACGGACGGGCTCACGATCGGCATCCCCGCGTTCTTCCTCGCCCTCATGCCGAACACGCAACGCTACGTGCCGGGATTCCTCCGCAGATCGCTGAGCTTCGCGATCCCCTCGGGCATCATCATCGCGATCGCTCTGACGCTCTACACGCGCGCCGCGATGGCACTCGGAGTCGACGAGGCCGAGCTTCGGACAGGGGCCACGATCATCCTCGCGATCGTCGGCATCTGGGTGCTCACGGTGCTCTCGCGCCCCGTCACACGGCTCAAGGTGCTCGTCATCGGTGCGATGTTCGCGGCCCTCGTGGTGATCTTCACGGTGCCGCTCGCGGGCGAGTTCTTCCAGTTGGTCGATCCGGGACGGGATGCCGCATGGCTCCTCACGGGCGTCGTGATCATGACGATCGGGGGGATCGAGGTCGTGCGCTTCTTCCACCGACGCTTCGTCGCGAAGAGCCTCGCTCAGGCGGGAACAGATGCCGCCGCGGGCCGCCGCGCGTAG
- a CDS encoding multidrug effflux MFS transporter: MLDTASIPVVPTETSPIRIPHRGSPTGAIRTLGSNPATAPIVLHPGDAIPTRKRVLYIILLGALTALGPFTIDLYLPAFPVLESDFNTTAAAIQLTLTGTMIGFAVGQLIVGPLSDKVGRRIPLISVTALHVLASTAAAFAPTLEMLMVTRVLMGAGAAAGGVVAAAIVRDLFGGRRLVVMLSRLALVSGVAPVLAPLLGSALLLVMPWRGIFLALAVYGAIMLVSTVLLIPETLPRARRTEKGTTTVWQRYRSVLSDRVFIGVLIIGGMTFSGLFSYLSASSFLFQQTYEFSPQVYGMLFAANSLGVVLGVQAASRLAARYGPQWVMAFSTGVLVAASVTIIVTDQLGLGLWGTVIPLFFFMTACGFTFPCVQVLALDRHGKAAGTAQSIVGATNFGVAGLISPLVGWIARDAGITATTMASVMVGCSVIGLLSLWLVVRPKTVERLAP; this comes from the coding sequence GTGCTCGACACCGCGTCCATTCCCGTCGTCCCGACCGAGACCTCCCCGATCCGCATCCCTCACCGCGGAAGCCCCACAGGGGCCATCCGCACCCTCGGATCGAACCCCGCCACGGCGCCGATCGTGCTGCATCCGGGAGACGCGATCCCCACGCGCAAGCGGGTGCTGTACATCATCCTGCTCGGGGCTCTCACCGCCCTCGGCCCGTTCACGATCGACCTCTACCTGCCGGCGTTCCCCGTCCTCGAGAGCGACTTCAACACGACCGCCGCCGCTATCCAGCTCACCCTCACGGGCACCATGATCGGGTTCGCCGTCGGGCAGCTCATCGTCGGCCCCCTGAGCGACAAGGTCGGGCGTCGCATCCCGCTCATCAGCGTCACCGCGCTCCACGTCCTGGCCAGCACCGCCGCGGCTTTCGCCCCGACGCTCGAGATGCTCATGGTCACGCGCGTTCTCATGGGTGCCGGTGCCGCGGCCGGGGGAGTCGTCGCCGCCGCCATCGTTCGCGACCTCTTCGGCGGTCGACGGCTCGTCGTCATGCTCTCTCGACTGGCGCTCGTGTCGGGTGTCGCGCCGGTCCTCGCACCGCTCCTGGGGTCCGCTCTCCTCCTCGTCATGCCGTGGCGCGGCATCTTCCTCGCGCTCGCCGTCTACGGCGCGATCATGCTCGTGTCGACCGTGCTCCTCATCCCCGAGACGCTTCCGCGGGCGCGCCGAACCGAGAAGGGGACGACGACGGTCTGGCAGCGCTATCGGAGCGTCCTGAGCGATCGCGTCTTCATCGGCGTCCTCATCATCGGTGGCATGACCTTCAGCGGGCTCTTCTCCTATCTGTCGGCGTCGTCCTTCCTCTTCCAGCAGACGTACGAATTCAGTCCGCAGGTCTACGGGATGCTCTTCGCAGCGAATTCGCTCGGTGTCGTACTCGGCGTCCAGGCGGCATCCCGACTCGCGGCACGCTACGGACCGCAGTGGGTCATGGCGTTCTCGACGGGCGTGCTGGTCGCGGCATCCGTCACGATCATCGTGACCGATCAGCTGGGACTCGGACTGTGGGGAACCGTCATCCCGCTGTTCTTCTTCATGACGGCGTGCGGCTTCACCTTCCCCTGCGTGCAGGTTCTCGCCCTCGATCGCCACGGTAAGGCGGCCGGAACCGCGCAGTCCATCGTCGGGGCGACGAACTTCGGCGTCGCGGGGCTCATCTCGCCCCTCGTCGGGTGGATCGCACGCGACGCCGGCATCACGGCGACGACGATGGCCTCCGTCATGGTCGGATGCTCGGTCATCGGGCTGCTCTCGCTCTGGCTCGTCGTCCGCCCCAAGACGGTCGAACGGCTCGCTCCGTAG